In one Chitinophaga sancti genomic region, the following are encoded:
- a CDS encoding TolC family protein has product MSKYLYVTGLALMAMACRVGKDYSRPGMDLPSTYKGFSLDTNNIAVIPVQAFIKDHTLQQLVDSALHRNFDIRVALQNIASASHSLKAARMGNLPDVNMSVTATRTWNSKNSLNGSLADQLTKTSYLDDYNAGLSLSWELMSWGKISRLKEAALADYLQTTEASRAVQTRVISEVAQGYYNLLMLDTQQEVAQRNIELTDSTLQMMQLQFNSGIITNLALEQTAAQLHAAQALVPQIMQQITIQENALKLLTGEMPGGVLRTKLQRLEADTLPVAGIPAQLLQHRPDVHAAELALKAANARAGVAQSALYPALTITASFGANSFKPDTWFDLPGSLYKTIGAGITQPIFQRGKLKAEWEIAKVAVETNTIEFQRSVVTAVQEVSNALAKVEQLKAQYAYTSQRVARLQEAKQSAYLLFRNGMANYLEVITAQSNALQSELDLAAVKRDQLNATVELYKALGGGWK; this is encoded by the coding sequence ATGAGTAAGTATTTATATGTTACGGGCCTGGCGCTCATGGCCATGGCCTGCAGGGTGGGGAAGGATTATTCCAGACCTGGAATGGATCTGCCTTCTACCTATAAAGGGTTTTCGTTAGATACGAATAATATCGCGGTTATACCGGTACAAGCTTTCATTAAGGACCATACATTGCAGCAACTGGTAGATAGCGCGCTGCACAGGAACTTCGATATCCGGGTGGCTTTGCAGAACATCGCATCCGCTTCGCATTCACTGAAGGCCGCGCGCATGGGAAATTTACCGGACGTGAATATGTCCGTGACGGCAACGCGTACCTGGAATTCCAAAAACAGTCTGAATGGATCACTGGCAGACCAGCTTACCAAAACCAGCTATTTAGACGATTATAACGCCGGTTTATCCCTGAGTTGGGAACTTATGAGCTGGGGAAAGATCAGTCGTCTTAAAGAGGCTGCTTTGGCTGATTATCTGCAAACGACAGAAGCTTCGAGAGCTGTACAAACGAGGGTGATCAGCGAGGTCGCCCAGGGTTACTACAATCTCCTGATGCTGGATACGCAGCAGGAGGTGGCGCAGCGGAATATTGAACTGACGGATAGTACCCTGCAGATGATGCAGTTGCAGTTTAATTCTGGTATCATCACCAATCTTGCATTGGAGCAGACGGCGGCACAGTTACATGCTGCACAGGCCCTGGTACCGCAGATCATGCAGCAGATCACTATACAGGAGAATGCCCTGAAATTACTGACGGGAGAGATGCCTGGAGGAGTATTGCGTACTAAGCTGCAACGCCTGGAAGCAGATACTTTGCCGGTGGCGGGTATTCCTGCCCAGTTATTACAACACAGACCTGATGTACATGCGGCAGAGCTGGCGCTGAAAGCAGCGAATGCAAGAGCAGGGGTAGCACAGTCGGCGCTATACCCGGCCCTGACAATTACGGCTTCTTTTGGTGCCAATTCATTCAAACCTGATACCTGGTTTGACCTGCCCGGAAGTTTGTATAAAACGATCGGTGCAGGGATCACACAGCCCATCTTTCAGCGGGGAAAATTAAAGGCTGAGTGGGAGATAGCAAAGGTTGCTGTGGAAACAAATACAATAGAATTTCAGCGGTCGGTAGTCACAGCGGTGCAGGAGGTAAGCAATGCACTGGCGAAGGTGGAGCAACTGAAAGCGCAGTATGCTTATACAAGTCAGCGGGTAGCACGCCTGCAGGAGGCAAAGCAGAGTGCATATTTGTTGTTCCGGAATGGGATGGCAAATTATCTGGAGGTGATCACGGCACAGAGCAATGCATTGCAGAGTGAGCTGGATCTGGCAGCGGTGAAACGGGATCAGCTGAATGCGACGGTGGAGTTGTACAAGGCCCTCGGAGGCGGGTGGAAGTAG
- a CDS encoding sensor histidine kinase, translated as MEMERDKLFYKYYRFIVVPLGFLLYLALSYFMNPFGKYWEYLNHSSFMTHVEEAGFGLLTSFFITEVSLACARWLDRWLPWEKQPLVRVLTQTVLLIIGVFMILKAEDLFYSTFFPCEEGVAPVIDKLDEWQFPLVCVIVAFVISAVHTGNYFLKLWKSSMMEAAELQLKAARLNEIAMQAQLQSLKLQLDPHFLFNNFSTLSALIEDEPKLAASFLEKLAKVYRYMITNLNSDVISLSEELKFIEAYRFLIKIRHGENVDIHVKISAANQNREIPPITLQLLIENAIKHNIASPSQPLYILITDEENELVVRNNIQLIANELPSTKMGLENIKKRYELLFGQSVTVNDKDGQFEVRLPLVDLKSI; from the coding sequence ATGGAAATGGAAAGGGATAAATTATTTTACAAATATTATAGGTTCATAGTCGTACCACTGGGCTTCCTGCTCTACCTGGCACTCTCATATTTCATGAATCCCTTTGGGAAATATTGGGAGTATTTGAACCATAGTTCCTTTATGACGCATGTAGAAGAAGCTGGTTTTGGCCTGCTCACATCTTTTTTTATTACCGAAGTGAGCCTGGCTTGTGCCCGCTGGCTGGACAGGTGGTTGCCATGGGAAAAGCAACCTTTGGTGCGCGTGCTGACCCAGACAGTGTTGCTGATCATTGGGGTGTTCATGATCCTGAAAGCAGAAGACCTGTTTTATTCCACTTTCTTTCCCTGTGAAGAAGGGGTAGCTCCTGTCATCGATAAACTTGATGAGTGGCAATTTCCACTGGTCTGCGTGATCGTTGCTTTTGTAATCAGTGCCGTGCATACCGGTAATTATTTTCTGAAGCTCTGGAAGTCTTCCATGATGGAAGCCGCCGAATTACAGCTAAAAGCTGCGAGGCTGAACGAGATAGCCATGCAGGCGCAATTGCAGTCGCTGAAGTTACAGCTGGATCCTCATTTCCTTTTTAACAACTTCAGTACTTTATCTGCACTGATCGAAGACGAACCTAAACTTGCTGCATCATTCCTGGAGAAGCTTGCCAAAGTTTACAGGTATATGATTACAAACCTGAATAGTGATGTAATCAGCTTGTCAGAAGAACTGAAATTTATAGAGGCTTATCGTTTTTTGATTAAGATACGGCATGGCGAGAATGTAGACATTCATGTGAAGATCAGCGCTGCGAATCAAAACAGGGAGATTCCGCCTATTACCTTGCAATTGCTGATAGAGAACGCGATCAAACATAATATCGCGTCTCCTTCGCAGCCTTTGTATATCCTGATTACTGACGAGGAGAATGAGCTGGTAGTGCGGAATAATATACAGTTAATTGCAAATGAACTGCCTTCAACAAAAATGGGTCTTGAAAATATCAAAAAAAGGTATGAACTACTTTTTGGGCAATCTGTTACAGTAAATGATAAAGATGGTCAGTTTGAAGTAAGATTACCATTAGTAGATTTAAAAAGTATATAA